The Flavobacterium sp. 123 genome contains a region encoding:
- a CDS encoding TlpA disulfide reductase family protein — protein sequence MKKIFALFIAFITFSCTNAQKSSFSKEALSETLLATDNGQVPFKNIIKKHKGKTLVIEIWASWCGDCVKAMPKIKELQANNPDVDYVFISMDKTADKWKAGIEKHELKGEHYMANDQMKGVFGKAIDLDWIPRYIILDKTGKIVLYRAIETDFDKINETLKGLK from the coding sequence ATGAAAAAAATATTTGCCTTATTTATCGCTTTCATCACTTTTTCATGCACTAACGCACAAAAATCTTCATTTTCAAAAGAAGCTTTATCAGAAACTTTATTAGCAACTGATAATGGTCAAGTTCCTTTTAAAAATATTATAAAAAAACACAAAGGAAAAACTTTAGTAATTGAAATATGGGCATCATGGTGTGGCGATTGTGTAAAAGCAATGCCTAAAATAAAAGAATTACAAGCAAATAATCCTGATGTTGATTACGTATTCATTTCTATGGATAAAACAGCCGATAAATGGAAAGCTGGTATTGAAAAACACGAACTAAAAGGAGAACATTATATGGCTAACGACCAAATGAAAGGAGTCTTCGGGAAGGCAATTGACTTAGACTGGATTCCAAGATATATTATTCTTGATAAAACTGGAAAAATTGTTTTGTACCGTGCCATAGAAACTGATTTTGACAAAATAAACGAAACTCTAAAAGGCTTAAAATAA
- a CDS encoding ATP-dependent Clp protease adaptor ClpS, which produces MSTKEKVKERVRVKEATSIDNEIIVYNDDVNTFDHVIDTLIRVCNHTAEQAEQCSLIVHYNGKCTVKTGPYDKLKPQCTQLLEAGLSAEII; this is translated from the coding sequence ATGAGTACTAAAGAAAAAGTAAAAGAAAGAGTTCGTGTCAAAGAAGCCACTTCAATAGATAACGAAATAATTGTTTACAACGATGATGTAAACACCTTTGATCACGTAATTGACACTTTAATACGTGTTTGCAACCACACTGCTGAACAAGCAGAACAATGCTCTTTAATTGTTCATTACAACGGAAAATGCACTGTAAAAACAGGGCCTTATGACAAACTAAAACCGCAATGCACACAACTCTTGGAGGCTGGATTAAGCGCTGAGATTATTTAA
- the folP gene encoding dihydropteroate synthase: protein MTINCKGQLIDLSTPKVMGILNITPNSFFDGGMYKNESEVLSRVEKMISEGATFIDVGAYSSKPSAEFVSEKEEIERIIPFIDSIIKHFPTAILSIDTFRSEVAKACIESGAAIINDISAGLLDDKMLETIAKYKTPYIMMHMRGTPQTMQKFIQYDDIVKEILFYFSERIAAARHLGIDDLIVDPGFGFAKTTEQNYEVFKKMDLFELFELPVLIGISRKSMIYKTLNFSAEEALNGTTVLNTIALTKGANILRVHDVKEAMECVALFNKINLK, encoded by the coding sequence ATGACTATAAACTGCAAAGGACAACTGATTGATTTATCAACTCCCAAAGTAATGGGGATATTGAATATTACACCAAACTCTTTTTTTGACGGAGGAATGTATAAAAATGAGAGTGAAGTTCTTTCTCGAGTTGAAAAAATGATTTCTGAAGGAGCAACATTTATTGATGTAGGAGCATATTCCAGCAAACCTAGCGCTGAGTTTGTTTCTGAAAAAGAAGAAATCGAAAGAATTATTCCTTTTATAGATTCGATTATAAAGCATTTCCCAACCGCCATTCTGTCTATTGACACTTTCAGAAGTGAAGTTGCTAAGGCTTGTATCGAAAGTGGAGCAGCTATTATTAATGATATTTCAGCAGGATTGCTTGACGATAAAATGTTAGAAACTATTGCTAAATACAAGACTCCATATATTATGATGCATATGAGGGGAACGCCACAAACGATGCAGAAATTCATTCAATATGACGATATTGTAAAAGAAATATTGTTTTATTTTTCAGAGCGAATTGCAGCCGCAAGACATTTAGGGATTGATGATTTGATTGTTGATCCAGGATTTGGCTTTGCCAAAACAACGGAACAGAATTATGAAGTTTTCAAAAAAATGGATTTATTTGAACTATTTGAACTTCCTGTTTTGATTGGAATCTCTAGAAAGTCAATGATTTATAAAACATTGAATTTTAGCGCAGAAGAAGCTTTAAACGGAACTACAGTTTTAAATACAATTGCTTTGACTAAAGGGGCAAATATTCTAAGAGTTCATGATGTCAAAGAAGCTATGGAATGTGTTGCTTTGTTCAATAAAATAAACTTAAAATGA
- a CDS encoding adenosine deaminase, with protein MKIIYTLIFSITIQLSFAQSANSYFEKIRTNEAALTAFFSQMPKGGDLHHHYSGSVYAEPILEYAIAENFYLNTETMMASREKLSNKNWEQFSTIKSKGELEQYKQKIMHKWSVKDYNNVDYPSDKLFFESFEKFMPAANENFKSGLLELKNRAIKENLSYIETQLSTIPAPINMTDFAKLNSQLRELAAKKDEKAILKLLDTFYKDLVKKDVVAYAKDFNTNFVAKLHTDLKIDDADFTMRYQNFVLRFMEPNELFKNLVVAFISADSSPLMAGVNIVSPEDGETSMKDYWLHMIMFKYCHSHFPNVKYTLHAGELTLGLVKPEDLTWHIRSAVYDAGANRIGHGVDIAYEDKSYELLKYMAKNKIPVEINLVSNEFILKVKENRHPITLYKEFGVPIVISTDDAGILRTNMTEQYVLLAKRYKDISYSDIKQFVYNSINYSFIKEEAVKESLVEDLDIRFQNFEANFVAK; from the coding sequence ATGAAAATAATCTATACTCTTATTTTTTCAATCACCATACAGCTAAGTTTTGCTCAATCAGCAAATTCTTATTTTGAAAAAATCAGAACTAATGAAGCGGCTTTAACTGCTTTTTTTTCGCAAATGCCAAAAGGAGGAGATTTACACCACCATTATTCCGGCTCCGTTTATGCTGAACCTATTTTAGAATATGCTATTGCCGAAAATTTCTATCTCAATACAGAAACTATGATGGCCTCTAGAGAAAAACTTTCCAATAAAAATTGGGAACAATTCTCCACCATAAAAAGTAAAGGCGAATTAGAACAATACAAGCAAAAAATCATGCACAAATGGTCTGTAAAAGATTATAATAATGTGGATTATCCTTCGGATAAATTGTTTTTTGAGTCGTTTGAAAAATTCATGCCTGCGGCTAATGAAAATTTTAAATCTGGTTTATTAGAATTAAAAAACAGAGCCATAAAAGAGAACTTGAGTTATATTGAAACACAATTATCGACCATCCCTGCTCCTATTAATATGACTGATTTCGCAAAATTAAATTCTCAATTGCGTGAGCTTGCAGCCAAAAAAGACGAAAAAGCTATTTTAAAACTTTTGGACACTTTCTATAAAGATTTAGTAAAGAAAGATGTTGTTGCTTATGCTAAAGATTTCAATACAAATTTTGTTGCTAAACTACATACCGATTTAAAAATTGACGACGCAGATTTCACCATGCGTTATCAAAATTTTGTATTGCGTTTTATGGAACCAAATGAGTTGTTCAAAAATTTAGTTGTCGCATTTATTTCTGCAGATAGTAGTCCGCTAATGGCTGGTGTAAATATTGTTTCCCCTGAAGATGGCGAAACTTCCATGAAAGATTATTGGTTGCATATGATTATGTTTAAATATTGTCATTCTCATTTTCCTAATGTAAAATACACTTTGCATGCGGGAGAACTTACTTTAGGATTAGTAAAGCCTGAGGATTTGACTTGGCATATTCGTTCCGCTGTTTATGATGCTGGTGCTAATCGTATCGGACATGGAGTTGATATAGCATACGAAGATAAATCTTATGAACTACTGAAATATATGGCCAAAAACAAAATTCCTGTAGAGATAAACCTGGTTAGTAACGAATTTATTTTAAAAGTAAAAGAAAATCGCCATCCAATAACGTTGTATAAGGAATTTGGTGTGCCTATTGTTATCAGTACTGACGATGCGGGGATTTTAAGGACTAATATGACCGAACAATACGTTTTATTAGCCAAACGTTACAAAGACATTTCCTATTCAGATATTAAACAATTTGTGTATAATAGCATCAATTATAGCTTTATAAAAGAAGAAGCCGTTAAGGAAAGTTTAGTTGAAGATTTAGATATTAGATTCCAGAATTTCGAAGCTAATTTTGTAGCAAAATAA
- the prmA gene encoding 50S ribosomal protein L11 methyltransferase encodes MSNIYIGYHFTIEPKELGSEILIAELGEKAFESFTETETGISAYVQKDLWDEMILDGIFILQSEEFKIDYTFEEIEQINWNEEWEKNFEPIDVEGNCHVRAPFHPKTNAEFDIVIEPKMSFGTGHHETTHMMIQHLLEIDVKGMKTLDMGCGTAILAILAEMKGAQPIDAIDIDNWCYLNSIENAERNNCKHITVYEGDAALLEGKKYDLIIANINRNILLNDMQSYVDSLNPKGTILFSGFYEEDIPFIDASCTEKGLTYVKKFQRNNWVSLKYVN; translated from the coding sequence ATGTCAAACATATATATTGGATATCATTTTACTATAGAACCAAAAGAATTAGGTTCAGAAATTTTAATTGCTGAATTAGGTGAAAAAGCATTTGAAAGCTTTACTGAAACTGAAACAGGAATTTCTGCCTATGTTCAGAAAGATTTATGGGATGAAATGATTCTTGATGGTATTTTTATATTGCAATCTGAGGAATTCAAAATTGATTACACTTTCGAAGAAATTGAACAAATCAATTGGAATGAAGAATGGGAAAAGAATTTTGAGCCAATAGATGTGGAAGGAAATTGTCATGTTCGTGCGCCATTTCACCCTAAAACCAATGCTGAATTTGATATTGTTATTGAACCAAAAATGAGTTTTGGAACAGGACATCACGAAACTACCCACATGATGATTCAACATTTATTAGAAATAGATGTCAAAGGAATGAAAACGCTTGATATGGGTTGCGGAACTGCAATTTTAGCAATTCTTGCCGAAATGAAAGGTGCTCAACCTATTGATGCTATTGATATTGACAACTGGTGCTACTTAAATTCAATCGAAAATGCAGAGCGCAATAATTGCAAGCACATTACTGTTTACGAAGGTGATGCCGCTTTGTTAGAAGGAAAAAAATACGATTTAATAATTGCGAATATCAACAGAAATATTTTGCTAAATGACATGCAAAGCTATGTAGATTCTCTAAATCCAAAAGGAACTATTCTATTTAGCGGATTTTACGAAGAAGATATTCCATTTATAGATGCTTCCTGTACAGAAAAAGGCTTAACTTATGTTAAAAAATTTCAAAGAAACAATTGGGTTTCTTTAAAATACGTAAATTAG
- a CDS encoding trans-aconitate 2-methyltransferase, with protein MDTNRKNHWETIYKTKLPNEVSWTQENPKISLDFIKETNLGKSAKIIDIGGGDSKLVDYLVAEGYEDITVLDISANALERAKERLGEKSKKIKWIVSDITEFKPDTKYDIWHDRATFHFLTSTEQINIYLSVVEKWVAKFLIIGTFSDKGPTKCSGLEIKQYTETTLEKQFYSEFEKVNCINQDHKTPFETIQNFVFCVFKKR; from the coding sequence ATGGACACTAATCGCAAAAATCATTGGGAAACAATTTACAAAACAAAGCTACCCAATGAAGTAAGCTGGACACAAGAAAATCCTAAAATTTCTCTTGACTTTATTAAAGAAACTAATTTAGGAAAAAGTGCGAAAATTATTGATATTGGAGGCGGCGACAGCAAACTTGTTGATTATTTAGTAGCCGAAGGATACGAAGACATAACTGTTTTGGATATTTCTGCGAATGCATTAGAGCGAGCAAAAGAACGTCTTGGAGAAAAAAGCAAAAAAATTAAATGGATTGTTTCTGATATTACAGAATTCAAACCAGATACAAAGTATGATATTTGGCATGACAGAGCAACTTTTCATTTTTTGACTTCTACTGAACAGATTAATATATATTTATCTGTTGTTGAAAAATGGGTTGCGAAATTTTTAATTATTGGAACATTTTCAGACAAAGGGCCAACTAAATGTAGTGGACTTGAGATAAAACAATATACAGAAACAACACTCGAAAAGCAATTTTACAGTGAATTTGAAAAAGTAAATTGTATCAATCAAGACCACAAAACACCTTTTGAAACGATACAAAATTTTGTTTTTTGTGTTTTTAAAAAGAGATAA
- a CDS encoding DUF1599 domain-containing protein: MKNTSQEYDSVITICRTLFINKMKDYGSAWRILRLPSLTDQIFIKAQRIRSLQENEIRKIDEDESGEFIGIINYSIMALIQLELGVVDQPDLDVEKATQLYDAKIKLTKELMEDKNHDYGEAWRDMRVSSLTDLILQKLLRVKQIEDNKGKTIVSEGIDANYQDMINYAVFALILIGKK; the protein is encoded by the coding sequence ATGAAGAATACTTCACAAGAATATGATTCCGTAATTACCATTTGTCGGACATTATTTATTAACAAAATGAAAGATTACGGAAGTGCTTGGCGCATCTTACGATTACCATCATTAACCGATCAGATTTTCATCAAAGCGCAAAGAATCAGGAGCTTACAAGAAAACGAAATACGAAAAATCGACGAAGATGAATCTGGCGAATTCATTGGAATCATCAATTATTCGATAATGGCGCTTATTCAATTAGAGTTAGGCGTAGTCGATCAACCGGATTTAGACGTTGAAAAAGCTACTCAATTATATGATGCTAAAATTAAATTAACCAAAGAATTAATGGAGGATAAAAATCATGATTATGGTGAAGCTTGGCGTGATATGCGTGTAAGTTCATTGACGGATTTGATTCTTCAAAAATTGCTTCGAGTTAAACAAATCGAAGATAATAAAGGAAAAACCATTGTTTCTGAAGGAATTGATGCTAATTATCAAGATATGATAAATTATGCTGTTTTTGCGTTGATTCTAATCGGTAAAAAATAA
- a CDS encoding ammonium transporter produces the protein MLDVGLTTFMILATSLVMLMTPGLAFFYGGLGCNKNILSIMMQSFVSMGIGTVLWFAFGYSVCFSGNLHSGTDFFGIIGNFDKAFYHGITPSTLYSPDKRFPEYIFIAYQMMFAIITPALITGAFINRVSFKSYVVFLVLWQIFVYYPFVHMVWGGGLLAEWGVFDFAGGITVHATAGFAALASVYFVGKRQKMHEPNNIPLVAIGTALLWFGWYGFNAGSELAVNSITISSFLNTDTAASFAAVTWLLIEWNTGKKKPTFIGLMTGAVAGLATITPAAGYVDIYSAAIIGIIAAFGCFAAVKFKEHKGWDDALDVWGVHGMGGIIGTICMGFFANSAINSAIPNGLFYGGDGMLLFKECVAILFATSYAFFFTVLLFKIINKFIPVRVNDEDQTVGLDILHHGEVARQTHN, from the coding sequence ATGTTAGATGTAGGGTTAACTACTTTTATGATTCTTGCCACTAGTTTAGTGATGCTGATGACTCCGGGTCTTGCTTTTTTTTATGGAGGATTGGGATGTAATAAAAATATTTTGAGCATTATGATGCAGAGTTTTGTTTCTATGGGGATAGGAACGGTTCTTTGGTTTGCTTTTGGTTATTCGGTTTGCTTTAGTGGGAATTTGCACTCAGGGACTGATTTTTTTGGAATTATCGGTAATTTTGATAAAGCTTTTTATCACGGAATTACACCGTCAACATTGTATTCGCCGGATAAACGTTTCCCAGAATATATTTTTATTGCTTACCAAATGATGTTTGCAATCATTACACCAGCATTGATTACAGGAGCTTTTATTAATAGAGTTTCGTTTAAATCATATGTTGTTTTCCTTGTTTTGTGGCAAATATTCGTTTACTACCCATTTGTTCATATGGTTTGGGGAGGTGGATTATTGGCAGAATGGGGAGTGTTTGACTTTGCAGGAGGAATTACAGTACACGCAACAGCTGGATTTGCGGCTTTAGCATCTGTATATTTTGTGGGTAAAAGACAAAAAATGCACGAACCTAATAATATTCCTTTGGTTGCTATTGGAACAGCTTTACTATGGTTTGGTTGGTATGGTTTTAACGCAGGAAGTGAATTAGCAGTTAATTCTATTACAATTTCTTCATTCTTAAATACTGACACGGCGGCTTCTTTTGCAGCGGTTACTTGGTTGTTGATAGAATGGAATACGGGCAAAAAGAAACCTACTTTTATTGGTTTAATGACCGGTGCTGTTGCTGGATTAGCAACAATAACACCTGCAGCAGGATATGTTGATATTTATTCAGCAGCGATTATTGGAATTATTGCAGCTTTTGGATGTTTTGCAGCAGTTAAGTTCAAAGAACACAAAGGTTGGGATGATGCACTTGATGTATGGGGAGTTCACGGAATGGGTGGAATTATAGGAACTATTTGTATGGGTTTCTTTGCTAATAGTGCAATTAATTCAGCTATTCCAAATGGCTTGTTTTACGGTGGAGACGGCATGTTACTTTTTAAAGAGTGTGTTGCTATTTTGTTTGCAACTAGTTATGCCTTTTTCTTTACAGTATTATTATTTAAAATCATTAATAAGTTTATCCCAGTACGTGTAAACGACGAGGATCAAACAGTAGGATTAGATATTCTTCATCATGGTGAAGTAGCTAGACAAACACACAATTAA
- a CDS encoding CHRD domain-containing protein, with product MKRPIPILVIFIITSVFLSCSNDDSSPAPAHIIVTFNADLDGPSEVPPNTTTSAFGSAILTFDKTTKILTLQVTYTGLTVTEAHIHKGAVGVDGSVVFPIADISSPMNYTSPPLSSSQEADLLANLYYVNLHSTAFPGGEIRGQLITTNPEGSGSGGTGGGGSY from the coding sequence ATGAAACGACCGATTCCAATCTTAGTCATTTTCATCATTACATCAGTATTTCTTTCATGTAGTAATGATGACAGCAGCCCCGCCCCAGCACACATTATTGTTACTTTTAATGCTGATTTAGATGGTCCAAGCGAAGTACCTCCTAATACCACAACATCAGCGTTTGGGAGTGCGATTCTTACGTTCGACAAAACCACCAAAATACTCACCTTGCAAGTTACATACACTGGTCTGACAGTAACCGAAGCTCATATTCATAAAGGTGCCGTTGGAGTTGATGGAAGCGTTGTGTTCCCTATTGCAGATATAAGCTCTCCTATGAACTATACAAGTCCTCCTTTAAGTTCAAGTCAAGAAGCGGATCTTTTAGCTAATCTTTATTATGTCAACTTACATAGTACTGCATTCCCAGGAGGAGAAATTAGAGGACAACTTATCACAACAAATCCAGAAGGATCTGGTAGCGGTGGAACCGGTGGCGGAGGAAGCTACTAA
- a CDS encoding BT_3928 family protein has protein sequence MKNSITQFSRIFVGILFIISGLIKLNDPVGFSYKLAEYFGEPVFNMPFFVPFSLAIALFLVILEVVLGFMLLIGYKSKFTIWSLLLLIVMFTFLTFYSAYFDVVKDCGCFGDALKLTPWQSFTKDIILLFFILILFLNKKLIKPLFNNTIQNILVFISFALCVFMAYWVLNHLPLKDFRPYKVGNNIQKGMRIPDNAPKSVVEMIFIYKVNGVEKEYSEKDLMKIPTGATFVDRKDKVIVEGYVPPIHDFAMEKDGSDYKEEFLDEPKLLLFVSYDLAIADKEGLSKLEKLKETAASKGYKVIGMTASLPEQIAKTKKEYGYTFDFYFCDAIALKTIERANPSIVVLEKGTIKQKVHYNDIQDLKL, from the coding sequence ATTAAAAATAGCATTACTCAATTTTCCCGAATTTTTGTTGGTATTTTATTTATCATATCTGGTTTGATAAAACTAAATGATCCTGTTGGGTTTTCTTATAAACTTGCAGAATATTTTGGAGAACCTGTTTTTAATATGCCCTTTTTTGTGCCTTTTTCATTAGCTATAGCTTTGTTTTTGGTTATTCTTGAAGTAGTTTTAGGGTTTATGCTCCTCATTGGTTACAAATCAAAATTTACAATTTGGAGTTTATTGTTACTAATTGTTATGTTTACTTTTTTAACTTTTTATTCCGCATATTTTGATGTGGTTAAAGATTGTGGATGTTTTGGTGATGCTTTAAAACTAACACCTTGGCAATCTTTTACAAAAGATATTATATTGTTATTTTTCATTTTGATTTTATTCTTAAATAAAAAATTAATAAAACCATTATTTAACAATACCATACAAAACATATTAGTTTTCATCAGTTTTGCTTTATGCGTATTTATGGCATACTGGGTTCTAAATCATTTGCCACTGAAAGATTTTCGTCCTTATAAAGTGGGGAATAATATTCAAAAAGGCATGAGAATTCCAGACAATGCCCCAAAATCCGTTGTGGAAATGATTTTTATCTACAAAGTAAACGGAGTTGAAAAAGAATATTCAGAAAAAGATTTAATGAAAATCCCAACAGGAGCAACTTTTGTGGATAGAAAAGACAAAGTAATAGTTGAAGGTTACGTCCCTCCTATACATGATTTTGCTATGGAAAAAGATGGTTCTGATTATAAAGAGGAGTTTTTGGATGAACCAAAATTACTATTATTTGTTTCTTATGATTTGGCCATAGCCGATAAAGAAGGATTATCAAAATTAGAAAAACTAAAAGAAACTGCTGCTTCAAAAGGATATAAGGTAATTGGAATGACGGCTTCTTTGCCAGAACAAATTGCTAAAACAAAAAAAGAATATGGATACACCTTTGATTTCTATTTTTGTGACGCAATTGCTTTAAAAACGATCGAAAGAGCAAATCCGAGTATTGTTGTTTTAGAAAAAGGTACCATAAAACAAAAAGTGCATTATAATGATATTCAAGATTTAAAATTGTAG
- a CDS encoding sterol desaturase family protein, whose amino-acid sequence MEEYGKILVIAMPVFLTLIILEKLYGHYKGEDTAPNMDSVSSVSSGMVNSLKDVLGLSITLISYDWIVSKIAIFNLEASVTAYIIGFIAIDFYGYWSHRLSHQINFLWNKHAIHHSSEEFNLACALRQPISSFVNLFTFLLIPAALLGVPSKVIAIILPFHLFLQFWYHTKHIKKIGFLENILVSPSHHRVHHAINPEYMDKNHSQIFIFWDKLFGTFQAELDTVPPVFGITRPAHTWNPIRINFQHLGLLITDAWRAENWKDKFTIWFKPTGWRPENFEEKYPVNKITNVYDFKKYGTENSKKIIYWSLFQALTTLLFISYLYSFISTIGLPNVFVYGAFIFLSVYSYTELMDTRKFSLFWESIRFVFGFSILIYFGDWFGMNQLFSFANYLVMGYLTLSLLINIYFININFDKEKIAFA is encoded by the coding sequence ATGGAAGAATACGGTAAAATTTTAGTTATTGCAATGCCTGTTTTTTTGACATTGATTATACTTGAAAAACTATACGGACATTATAAAGGAGAAGATACTGCTCCTAATATGGATTCTGTTTCAAGTGTAAGCTCAGGCATGGTAAATTCTCTAAAAGATGTTTTAGGTCTAAGTATTACCTTAATTTCATACGATTGGATTGTTTCTAAAATTGCAATTTTTAACTTAGAAGCATCTGTAACGGCTTACATAATAGGTTTTATAGCTATTGATTTTTATGGCTATTGGAGCCATCGTTTATCCCATCAAATTAATTTTTTATGGAACAAACATGCTATCCATCATAGTAGTGAAGAATTTAATTTAGCCTGTGCTTTACGCCAACCCATTTCAAGTTTTGTAAATTTATTTACCTTTTTACTTATTCCCGCTGCACTTTTAGGAGTTCCTTCAAAAGTAATTGCGATCATACTTCCTTTTCATTTATTCCTACAATTTTGGTATCATACTAAACACATCAAAAAAATTGGTTTTCTTGAAAATATTCTCGTTTCGCCATCACATCATAGAGTACATCATGCAATTAACCCTGAATATATGGATAAAAATCATTCCCAAATTTTCATTTTTTGGGATAAGTTATTTGGTACTTTTCAGGCAGAATTAGACACGGTTCCTCCAGTTTTTGGAATTACGAGACCAGCGCATACTTGGAATCCTATTCGGATAAATTTTCAACATCTTGGATTACTAATCACCGATGCGTGGAGAGCAGAAAATTGGAAAGACAAATTTACAATTTGGTTCAAACCAACCGGTTGGCGTCCAGAAAATTTTGAGGAAAAATATCCTGTAAATAAAATTACTAATGTCTATGATTTTAAAAAATACGGAACAGAAAATTCAAAAAAAATTATCTATTGGTCCCTATTTCAAGCATTAACAACACTATTGTTTATTAGTTACTTGTATAGCTTTATTTCAACTATTGGGTTACCAAATGTATTTGTTTACGGCGCTTTTATATTCTTAAGCGTTTATAGTTATACTGAATTAATGGATACCCGAAAATTTTCTTTGTTTTGGGAAAGTATTCGATTTGTTTTTGGATTTAGTATCCTGATTTATTTTGGAGATTGGTTTGGAATGAATCAATTATTTTCATTTGCTAATTATCTTGTTATGGGATATTTAACCCTATCATTATTGATTAACATCTATTTTATAAATATCAATTTTGATAAAGAAAAAATTGCTTTTGCATAA
- the tpiA gene encoding triose-phosphate isomerase produces MRKKIVAGNWKMHKNAEQTEDLLNELIAKIPTESNAQVIVAPTFVNLASAVDHLEFTNIDVAAQNVHQAESGAFTGEISADMLKSVGVNTVILGHSERRAIFHETDALIASKVDTALEHDMTVIFCFGEELKDRQSSNHFNVVENQLKDGLFHINAKDWENIVLAYEPVWAIGTGETASPEQAQEMHEFIRETVRKAYGSDIADDVSILYGGSVKPENAKEIFSKPDVDGGLIGGAALKADDFVAIVNAI; encoded by the coding sequence ATGAGAAAGAAGATTGTAGCAGGAAACTGGAAAATGCATAAAAACGCAGAACAAACTGAAGATTTATTGAATGAATTAATAGCAAAAATACCTACTGAAAGTAATGCACAAGTAATTGTAGCACCTACTTTTGTAAACTTGGCATCTGCTGTTGATCATTTAGAATTTACAAATATTGATGTTGCTGCACAAAACGTACATCAAGCAGAAAGTGGAGCTTTTACAGGTGAAATTTCAGCAGATATGCTTAAAAGCGTAGGTGTAAATACTGTAATTCTTGGACATTCAGAGCGTAGAGCTATTTTTCATGAAACAGACGCTTTAATCGCAAGTAAAGTTGATACTGCACTTGAACATGATATGACTGTTATTTTTTGTTTCGGTGAAGAGTTGAAAGACCGTCAATCAAGCAACCATTTTAATGTAGTTGAAAACCAATTGAAAGATGGTTTATTCCATATCAATGCTAAAGATTGGGAAAATATTGTTTTAGCATACGAGCCAGTTTGGGCTATTGGAACTGGTGAAACAGCTTCGCCAGAACAAGCGCAAGAAATGCACGAATTTATCAGAGAAACTGTTCGTAAAGCTTACGGAAGTGATATTGCTGATGATGTTTCTATTCTTTATGGAGGAAGTGTAAAACCAGAAAACGCTAAAGAAATTTTCTCTAAACCAGATGTAGACGGAGGTCTTATTGGTGGTGCAGCTCTTAAAGCAGATGATTTTGTAGCAATTGTAAACGCTATATAA
- the rlmH gene encoding 23S rRNA (pseudouridine(1915)-N(3))-methyltransferase RlmH, giving the protein MNIKLLAIGKTDNKALQSLIDDYTKRLSFYIKFELDVIPDIKNVKNLSESQQKEKEGELILAKITPTDQLILLDENGKNFSSVGFSEELQKKMNSGVKTLVFVIGGPYGFSETVYAKAQGKISLSLMTFSHQMVRLFFIEQLYRGFTILRNEPYHHQ; this is encoded by the coding sequence ATGAATATTAAACTTCTTGCCATTGGCAAAACTGACAATAAAGCATTACAATCTTTAATTGACGATTATACCAAGCGCCTATCTTTTTATATCAAATTCGAATTAGATGTTATTCCTGATATAAAGAACGTAAAAAACTTATCGGAAAGTCAACAAAAAGAAAAAGAAGGAGAATTAATTTTAGCTAAAATAACCCCTACGGACCAACTTATTTTATTGGACGAAAACGGAAAAAACTTTTCAAGCGTAGGCTTTTCAGAAGAACTACAAAAGAAAATGAATTCAGGTGTAAAGACATTAGTATTTGTAATTGGTGGTCCTTACGGATTTTCGGAAACGGTTTATGCCAAAGCTCAAGGAAAAATTTCGCTTTCACTCATGACATTCTCACACCAAATGGTTCGTTTGTTTTTCATAGAACAATTATACCGCGGTTTCACCATTTTAAGAAACGAACCCTATCACCATCAGTAA